Proteins encoded by one window of Candidatus Sumerlaea chitinivorans:
- a CDS encoding General secretion pathway protein G: MSIKKTPFQAFTLVELLVVVAIISILAAIAVPNFLEAQIRAKVARAKSDLRVIALALDAYHVDNNRYPETYITPRWQRFDCLTTPIAYMTSVPRDPFEMTNDLDNFVDWGPRHYYYKMGATPLQTPHRYAMSSNGPDLDEDSIPIKMYPGFSWEVFTGQDPDYNYMIYDPTNGTVSNGDIWRCSDHQF, encoded by the coding sequence GTGAGCATCAAGAAGACACCTTTCCAAGCCTTCACACTTGTAGAGCTTCTCGTTGTGGTGGCGATCATTTCCATTCTTGCGGCGATTGCGGTCCCGAACTTTTTGGAAGCGCAAATCCGGGCGAAGGTCGCACGGGCCAAGAGCGACCTGCGTGTGATCGCGCTCGCGCTGGACGCTTACCATGTGGACAATAACCGTTATCCCGAGACCTACATCACCCCGCGTTGGCAGCGCTTTGACTGTCTCACTACGCCCATAGCGTACATGACGTCGGTGCCCCGTGACCCCTTTGAGATGACTAATGACCTCGACAACTTCGTGGATTGGGGGCCCCGGCATTATTACTATAAGATGGGAGCGACCCCACTCCAGACGCCCCACCGCTATGCTATGAGCAGCAATGGTCCCGATCTTGATGAGGACTCTATTCCCATCAAGATGTATCCCGGCTTCTCGTGGGAGGTGTTCACTGGCCAAGATCCTGACTACAATTACATGATCTACGACCCAACCAACGGCACGGTCAGTAACGGCGACATCTGGCGCTGTTCCGACCACCAGTTCTAA
- a CDS encoding Glucose-1-phosphate adenylyltransferase — translation MPSKSFAHVTAVVLGGGRGTRLDPLTRYRSKPAVPLAGKYRLIDVAISNCINSGIRKIYVLTQFNSASLNRHISRTYQFDAFSQGFVEILAAEQTIETEKWYQGTADAVRRQLRHIVDKEVTHFLILSGDALYRQDFQAMIEEHLADDAEITISCKLVGEAEAPSLGILGINEKREIIWFREKPAPEELPRLRVPEGAVATLGLSSPDRCFLASMGTYLFRKDVLLKVLAENPAHDFGKQIIPGALGQYRVTAHLFDGYWEDIGTIRSFFRANLDLLSENPPFDFYDPERPIFSHARLLPCSWIVDSHIERTMVAEGCIIRNAQIRHSVIGIRSVIREGSVVENTVMMGADDLLPRASLNTDEMPSFGIGPHCVIRNAIIDKNASIGANSRIVNEQGLQRADGEFYAIRDGIVVIPKNAVVPPNTVI, via the coding sequence ATGCCCAGCAAATCATTTGCACACGTGACCGCAGTCGTGCTGGGGGGAGGTCGAGGAACCCGGCTGGACCCACTCACGCGCTATCGTTCGAAACCAGCCGTGCCCCTTGCTGGCAAGTATCGTTTGATAGACGTCGCGATCTCGAACTGCATCAACTCGGGGATTCGCAAAATCTACGTTCTCACACAGTTCAATTCTGCCTCGCTCAACCGCCATATTTCCCGGACCTACCAGTTTGACGCGTTCAGTCAGGGCTTTGTTGAGATTCTTGCAGCAGAACAAACCATCGAGACGGAGAAATGGTACCAAGGTACCGCGGATGCAGTTCGTCGGCAATTGCGTCACATCGTGGACAAAGAGGTCACGCACTTTTTGATTTTGTCTGGTGACGCCCTCTACCGGCAGGATTTTCAGGCAATGATTGAAGAACACTTGGCCGACGACGCGGAGATTACCATAAGCTGCAAACTCGTGGGTGAAGCGGAAGCGCCTTCGTTGGGCATTCTCGGCATCAACGAGAAACGCGAAATCATTTGGTTCCGCGAAAAGCCTGCTCCGGAAGAACTCCCTCGCCTCCGTGTGCCCGAAGGTGCGGTCGCGACGCTTGGGCTAAGTTCACCCGATCGTTGCTTTCTCGCTTCGATGGGGACTTACCTGTTTCGCAAAGATGTGCTGCTGAAAGTCCTTGCAGAGAATCCGGCTCACGATTTCGGCAAGCAGATCATTCCGGGGGCGCTTGGTCAGTATCGCGTGACCGCTCATCTTTTCGATGGCTATTGGGAAGACATCGGGACCATTCGCAGTTTCTTCCGTGCGAATCTGGATCTGCTGAGCGAAAATCCGCCCTTCGATTTCTATGACCCAGAGCGGCCAATTTTCTCCCATGCCCGGCTCCTTCCCTGCTCGTGGATAGTGGACTCGCACATCGAACGGACGATGGTGGCGGAGGGGTGTATCATTCGCAATGCACAGATTCGGCACAGTGTGATTGGCATCCGTTCCGTTATCCGCGAGGGAAGCGTCGTGGAGAACACTGTGATGATGGGGGCGGACGATTTGCTGCCTCGTGCCTCATTGAATACGGATGAGATGCCCAGCTTTGGCATTGGGCCGCATTGTGTCATACGCAATGCAATCATTGATAAGAATGCGTCCATTGGGGCGAACAGCCGGATTGTGAACGAGCAGGGGCTCCAGC
- a CDS encoding Serine phosphatase RsbU, regulator of sigma subunit, whose product MLLPSEVAGAVLLSACLPRLSNFLLYLINAARIELNSTMARLIVETGAEAGMIYPLNNEDAVTIGRSASCTVQIIDKRVSRHHAVLRHHRLGFVLEDLGSKNGTLVNDKPLVGRIQLKNGDRIKIGDTSLVFESDPDEPEARAADTTRSGAVKLVGETPAPSTQAEVPVAGSSDFGGTAPIRRELLRDPFERLKVLYQVADTIRAIFDLDELLHKLMDIIWNVIAPDRGIILLRDEVDQTLEPVVVRVREDATDEISISRGIVERCMAEQVAILVSDAPSDVRFAANESVIAGRIRSAMSVPLVAKNEVLGVIYVDSQVPSTTYYTNDDLELLTGIANQAALAIANARLYRQALERQKLEKELELARSIQVNLLPKSYPKIPGVTFAAMSVPAHKVGGDYYDFFELSDGRTAIVLADVSGKGMPAAILTATIRASVRMETHVRYDLPANVLMGAINSWACKDATNNMFVTMVYAVFDPKSRTLEYTNAGHMPPLLFKPSGEYRKLETGGCFLGIMEFVDYEAETLPVEKGDTLVLVTDGVTDTHNAANQVFGMERLIEVVRNNLHLSAEELRDEIYEATVLFRATTEQFDDITIVVVKF is encoded by the coding sequence ATGCTACTTCCAAGCGAGGTAGCAGGGGCGGTCCTTCTTTCCGCTTGCTTGCCAAGGCTGAGCAATTTTCTTCTTTATCTCATCAATGCCGCACGCATAGAATTGAACTCGACGATGGCAAGGCTGATCGTAGAGACCGGCGCCGAAGCCGGCATGATATATCCACTGAACAACGAAGACGCGGTCACCATTGGCCGCAGTGCGTCGTGTACAGTTCAGATTATTGACAAGCGGGTTAGCCGCCATCATGCCGTGTTGCGGCACCATCGGTTGGGTTTTGTTCTCGAAGACCTCGGTAGTAAAAACGGGACACTGGTCAACGACAAGCCGTTGGTGGGGCGGATCCAGCTCAAGAACGGCGATCGGATCAAGATTGGCGACACCTCGTTAGTCTTTGAAAGTGATCCCGATGAGCCAGAGGCGCGCGCTGCAGACACCACGCGGTCGGGCGCCGTAAAACTGGTAGGGGAGACCCCCGCGCCCAGCACGCAAGCTGAAGTACCCGTGGCCGGCTCCAGCGATTTCGGCGGAACTGCGCCAATTCGTCGCGAGCTTCTTCGCGATCCTTTTGAGCGACTCAAAGTGCTTTACCAAGTCGCCGACACCATCCGTGCGATCTTCGATTTGGACGAGCTGCTGCACAAGCTGATGGATATCATCTGGAACGTTATTGCTCCTGACCGCGGGATTATCCTGCTGCGCGATGAGGTCGACCAGACGCTTGAACCTGTGGTCGTGCGAGTGCGGGAGGATGCTACAGATGAAATCAGTATCAGCCGGGGAATTGTTGAACGGTGCATGGCGGAACAGGTTGCGATTCTTGTTTCTGATGCGCCTTCCGATGTGCGTTTCGCCGCAAACGAGAGCGTGATCGCTGGGCGAATCCGCTCCGCCATGAGCGTGCCATTAGTCGCAAAGAATGAAGTGCTGGGAGTCATCTATGTGGATTCGCAAGTGCCCAGCACGACCTACTACACCAACGACGACCTTGAACTCCTCACCGGCATCGCCAACCAAGCCGCATTGGCGATAGCAAACGCGCGGCTCTATCGGCAAGCGCTGGAACGTCAAAAACTCGAGAAAGAGCTGGAGCTCGCGCGCTCGATCCAGGTCAACCTGTTGCCGAAGTCCTATCCCAAGATCCCCGGCGTCACCTTCGCCGCGATGAGCGTTCCAGCTCACAAAGTCGGCGGCGACTACTACGATTTCTTTGAACTTTCGGACGGTCGTACCGCAATTGTGCTGGCCGACGTTAGTGGGAAGGGCATGCCCGCTGCCATCCTAACGGCCACAATCCGTGCGAGTGTCCGCATGGAAACCCACGTGCGCTACGATCTGCCTGCCAACGTGCTTATGGGAGCGATCAACAGCTGGGCCTGCAAGGATGCAACGAACAACATGTTCGTGACGATGGTCTATGCTGTTTTCGATCCGAAAAGCCGGACTCTCGAATACACGAATGCCGGCCACATGCCGCCCCTCTTATTCAAACCCTCAGGAGAGTATCGGAAGCTTGAGACCGGCGGATGCTTCCTCGGCATTATGGAGTTTGTGGATTACGAGGCTGAGACTTTGCCGGTCGAAAAAGGGGATACTCTGGTCCTTGTGACTGATGGGGTCACGGACACGCACAATGCTGCCAACCAGGTTTTTGGCATGGAACGACTGATCGAGGTTGTGCGCAACAACCTTCACCTATCCGCTGAGGAGCTCCGGGACGAAATCTATGAAGCCACTGTGCTCTTCCGCGCCACAACCGAGCAATTCGACGACATCACCATCGTCGTCGTGAAGTTTTAG
- a CDS encoding Type IV pilin PilA, whose product MKKGFTLIELLIVVAIIAILAAIAVPNFLEAQVRSKVSRAKADQRSLATAIESYFVDNNLYPAAAREGSGNCVAPNNTVPVNPAGAGNFNKYVKTSPPASNLQNVFSFAVKGNTQMAQLTTPIGYITSYPADPFADTKGATFCYFANANGWILWSCGPDTDEAQGTELGYVTSAATNKVETLYDVSVAQPSAVLIAGEAAAGRAYTYDPTNGTVSPGDVYRVKQ is encoded by the coding sequence GTGAAGAAGGGCTTTACACTTATCGAACTTCTGATCGTGGTCGCGATCATTGCCATTCTGGCTGCTATCGCAGTCCCGAACTTCCTTGAGGCGCAGGTGCGCTCCAAGGTCTCCCGTGCGAAGGCGGATCAACGCTCCTTGGCCACGGCCATCGAGTCGTACTTTGTTGACAATAACCTGTACCCAGCCGCCGCACGTGAGGGTTCTGGTAACTGCGTAGCACCTAATAACACTGTGCCGGTGAACCCAGCGGGGGCAGGCAACTTCAATAAGTATGTCAAGACGTCGCCTCCGGCATCGAATCTGCAGAACGTCTTCTCGTTTGCAGTGAAGGGCAACACCCAGATGGCGCAGCTGACGACCCCGATCGGGTACATCACCAGCTATCCGGCTGACCCATTCGCCGACACGAAGGGTGCAACCTTCTGCTACTTCGCGAATGCGAACGGCTGGATCCTCTGGAGCTGCGGGCCGGATACGGACGAGGCTCAGGGTACGGAGCTGGGTTATGTCACGTCGGCTGCCACCAATAAAGTGGAAACGCTCTACGACGTGTCGGTTGCTCAACCCAGCGCGGTCCTAATCGCGGGTGAAGCTGCAGCCGGACGGGCGTACACCTATGACCCGACCAATGGTACGGTCAGCCCGGGTGACGTCTACCGCGTGAAGCAGTAA
- a CDS encoding Glycosyltransferase: protein MARYRVLRLITWLPRGGIERKIVAVLPRLDRNLFDTHLCCIRERGPLADELEQQGIPVHVVPFRTRWDVKGLRALAELVKREQIDLIHAHMYRANTPATALKLAGLDVAVIGHYHNIGTWESWRQRFLDRFLANKRDMNLAVSEAVRQDVLRTLQLPEEKVRVLHNGVDLEEFRPVEPTQRIQLREELGLPRNATVVMMAARFVTQKNHAWVVANIQPVMDEHPDLVVAFAGTGPEEARVRHQAAASRHAKRFVFLGQRTDIANVLAAADISILPSSREGFSNAILESLACGLPVIASRVGGNAEVLVSGENGFLLDMHDAEPAPLPDRDQFLAALRLLAGDAEKRTQMGQAALATARRFSLDTMVEATSRLYLELLSR, encoded by the coding sequence ATGGCTCGATATCGAGTGTTGCGGCTCATCACGTGGCTCCCGCGGGGAGGGATTGAGCGCAAGATTGTTGCTGTGTTGCCTCGCCTTGATCGCAATCTTTTCGATACCCACCTTTGTTGCATACGCGAGCGTGGGCCGCTCGCAGACGAGCTCGAGCAGCAAGGTATCCCCGTGCACGTTGTCCCCTTCCGCACTCGGTGGGATGTGAAAGGGCTGCGGGCGCTTGCGGAGCTCGTAAAACGTGAGCAAATTGACCTCATCCACGCGCACATGTACCGGGCGAACACTCCAGCCACGGCATTGAAACTGGCCGGGCTCGACGTTGCTGTCATTGGCCACTATCACAACATAGGGACGTGGGAGTCGTGGCGCCAGCGTTTTCTGGATCGCTTTCTTGCAAACAAACGCGACATGAACTTGGCTGTCTCTGAGGCGGTGCGGCAGGATGTATTGCGAACCCTGCAGCTTCCTGAGGAAAAAGTACGTGTTCTTCACAATGGCGTTGATTTAGAGGAATTTCGTCCCGTCGAACCAACGCAACGCATTCAACTGCGCGAAGAGCTTGGACTGCCGCGGAATGCGACGGTCGTAATGATGGCGGCGCGATTCGTTACGCAAAAAAATCATGCATGGGTTGTAGCCAACATCCAACCCGTCATGGACGAGCACCCGGACCTTGTCGTTGCATTTGCCGGCACCGGCCCGGAGGAAGCTCGTGTTCGGCACCAGGCTGCAGCTTCGCGCCACGCGAAGCGTTTCGTCTTCCTTGGGCAACGCACGGACATTGCGAACGTACTTGCAGCAGCAGACATTTCGATTCTGCCCTCGAGCCGAGAGGGATTCTCAAACGCCATCCTTGAATCGTTGGCATGTGGTCTCCCTGTTATTGCATCACGTGTCGGTGGCAACGCTGAGGTTCTTGTATCGGGAGAGAATGGATTCCTGTTGGATATGCACGATGCGGAACCCGCTCCACTCCCCGACCGCGATCAGTTTTTGGCTGCATTGCGGCTACTCGCCGGCGACGCAGAAAAACGAACGCAAATGGGGCAAGCTGCGCTTGCAACGGCAAGGCGTTTTAGCCTTGATACGATGGTGGAGGCAACGTCTCGACTTTATCTCGAGCTTCTCAGCAGGTAG